Proteins co-encoded in one Vibrio fortis genomic window:
- a CDS encoding F0F1 ATP synthase subunit I, giving the protein MVAALARPGRVLAKQMLLIELSAVILVAVGLGLAVNPDWGFASLVGGGIFVIANVVFCVCAFLFCGARATKLVAASFYAGEALKILITVLLFSIVYMYMQVELIPLKLTYLLALGINIFAPVLFINNKK; this is encoded by the coding sequence ATGGTAGCGGCGTTAGCAAGACCAGGACGAGTGCTTGCAAAGCAAATGTTATTGATCGAGCTTAGCGCGGTTATATTAGTGGCGGTGGGGTTAGGTTTAGCTGTTAATCCTGATTGGGGTTTTGCTTCACTGGTGGGTGGCGGTATTTTTGTCATTGCCAATGTGGTGTTTTGTGTGTGTGCTTTTCTTTTTTGTGGGGCGCGTGCAACGAAACTGGTTGCAGCGTCGTTCTATGCAGGCGAAGCATTAAAAATCTTAATCACAGTTTTACTATTCTCTATTGTCTACATGTATATGCAGGTGGAATTAATTCCCCTCAAACTGACCTATTTACTGGCTCTCGGTATTAATATCTTTGCGCCAGTGCTTTTCATTAACAATAAGAAATAG